In one Thermanaerovibrio velox DSM 12556 genomic region, the following are encoded:
- a CDS encoding NAD-dependent epimerase/dehydratase family protein: protein MKRILVTGAGGQIGSELVPYLWGIYGASNVLATDVKAPEGPLAEGGPFDLLDVRDGKRASELIRSFKADSVLHLAGILSAKGEENPNFAWDINVNGTVAMLEAARENQCAFFFPSSIAAFGPSTPRVNTPQDTIQRPTTVYGIAKASMEMLCDYYHAKFGLDTRGLRFPGLISYVTPPGGGTTDYAVHIYYDAITKGSYTSFIAKGTYMDMMYMPDALQAVVQLMEADPSKLKHRNAFNISAMSFDPEEIAESIRKFIPSFRLDYQVDPLRQSIAESWPDSLDCSAAREEWGFNPKYGLDEMTKDMLEKLREKLNAR from the coding sequence ATGAAGCGGATACTGGTCACCGGAGCGGGTGGACAGATAGGGTCCGAGCTGGTGCCTTATCTTTGGGGGATATACGGGGCATCCAACGTCTTGGCCACCGATGTGAAGGCCCCGGAGGGCCCCCTTGCGGAGGGTGGGCCCTTCGACCTGCTGGACGTGCGGGACGGCAAGCGGGCCTCGGAGCTCATCAGGAGCTTCAAGGCCGACTCGGTTCTGCACCTGGCGGGGATCCTGTCCGCCAAGGGAGAGGAGAACCCCAACTTCGCGTGGGACATAAACGTTAACGGCACCGTGGCCATGCTGGAGGCCGCCAGGGAGAACCAGTGCGCCTTCTTCTTCCCCAGCTCCATCGCCGCCTTCGGCCCCTCCACCCCCAGGGTGAACACCCCCCAGGATACGATCCAGCGGCCCACCACGGTTTACGGCATCGCCAAGGCCAGCATGGAGATGCTGTGCGACTACTATCACGCCAAGTTCGGCCTGGACACCCGGGGGCTTAGGTTCCCGGGGCTCATAAGCTACGTGACGCCTCCAGGCGGCGGCACCACCGACTACGCGGTCCACATCTACTACGACGCCATAACCAAGGGCAGCTACACCAGCTTCATCGCCAAGGGGACCTATATGGACATGATGTACATGCCCGATGCCCTCCAGGCGGTGGTGCAGCTCATGGAGGCGGACCCCTCGAAGCTCAAGCACCGCAACGCCTTCAACATATCCGCCATGAGCTTCGACCCGGAGGAGATCGCCGAATCCATAAGGAAGTTCATCCCGTCGTTCAGGCTGGACTACCAGGTGGACCCCTTAAGGCAGTCCATCGCGGAGTCCTGGCCGGACAGCCTGGACTGTTCCGCCGCAAGGGAGGAATGGGGATTCAACCCCAAGTACGGCCTGGACGAGATGACCAAGGACATGCTGGAGAAGCTCCGGGAGAAGCTCAACGCCCGGTAG
- a CDS encoding NrtA/SsuA/CpmA family ABC transporter substrate-binding protein has translation MEVVVLIRLSNGRTVVGILLVLAFLCIGGGAFAEGSYTVGVTYVKAPLNVPSIIERKLGIIDRAMEALKLKVEYPEITAGPDQTRAMAAGSVQVAHCLGGTSALLAASEGVDLKIVGIYSRAPRAFTILVKKDSPIRDVKDLKGRKVAGPKGTVLHQLLSAALEREGLELSDVQFVPMGIPEAVAALSSGAVDAALAAGPAVRLATQRGARVLTDGRGLVDGITVIAMSGRFLAEHPEAVRAFMRAHREALQLMKQDRLRAVELTAQETGLSQGDVISMMSLYDFDPSVRPEDLKELEKTQNFLIRNRMMRKRVDLGRLVRPL, from the coding sequence ATGGAGGTGGTCGTTTTGATCCGACTGAGCAATGGGAGAACGGTGGTTGGGATCTTACTCGTTTTGGCGTTCCTCTGCATTGGGGGAGGGGCCTTCGCTGAGGGGTCTTACACGGTTGGAGTGACTTACGTCAAAGCCCCCCTCAACGTGCCGTCCATAATCGAGAGGAAGCTTGGCATCATCGATCGCGCCATGGAGGCGTTAAAGCTCAAGGTGGAGTACCCGGAGATAACCGCAGGCCCGGACCAGACCCGGGCGATGGCGGCGGGCTCCGTTCAGGTGGCCCACTGTCTTGGGGGCACTTCGGCGCTGCTCGCCGCCTCCGAGGGGGTGGACCTTAAGATCGTGGGCATATACTCCAGGGCCCCCAGGGCGTTCACCATCCTGGTGAAGAAGGACTCCCCCATAAGGGACGTGAAGGACCTTAAGGGGCGGAAGGTGGCGGGGCCCAAGGGGACGGTGCTTCATCAGCTCTTGTCCGCCGCCCTGGAGAGGGAGGGGCTTGAGCTCTCGGACGTGCAGTTCGTCCCCATGGGAATACCGGAGGCGGTGGCGGCCCTGTCGAGCGGTGCCGTGGACGCCGCCCTTGCGGCGGGCCCCGCGGTGAGGCTGGCGACCCAGAGGGGGGCTAGGGTGCTCACCGACGGAAGGGGGTTGGTGGACGGCATAACCGTCATAGCCATGTCCGGGCGCTTCCTTGCGGAACATCCCGAGGCCGTGAGGGCCTTCATGAGGGCCCATCGTGAGGCCCTGCAGCTCATGAAGCAGGACCGTCTAAGGGCGGTGGAGCTCACCGCCCAGGAGACCGGGCTTTCCCAGGGGGACGTTATAAGCATGATGTCCCTCTACGACTTCGATCCCTCCGTGAGGCCCGAGGACCTTAAGGAGCTGGAGAAGACCCAGAACTTCCTCATACGGAACCGCATGATGAGGAAGAGGGTGGACCTTGGTAGGCTGGTAAGGCCCCTCTAG
- a CDS encoding ABC transporter ATP-binding protein, whose product MNPDDVVLELRGVFKTFRAGKMRVEALKGVSLTVPRGSFVAVVGASGSGKTTMLRIMGGLEIPDRGEVLLRPASQGCPRHPVGMVFQEHRLFPWLTVLQNVAFPLEGTMPRREASIRAMESLEMVGLSRFAGAKPKELSGGMAQRAALARALAFHPEVVLMDEPLGALDYFTRRELQLKLQEILLNMKKTFVMVTHDVDEAVFLADRVAVLREGGLEGVLDVPLPRPRGLDLPEVVLLRRRVLNMIGG is encoded by the coding sequence ATGAATCCTGATGACGTGGTATTGGAGTTGCGTGGGGTCTTCAAGACCTTCCGGGCCGGGAAGATGAGGGTGGAGGCCCTTAAGGGGGTGAGTCTCACGGTGCCCAGGGGATCCTTCGTGGCGGTGGTGGGGGCATCCGGGAGCGGGAAGACCACCATGCTGCGCATAATGGGGGGCCTTGAGATCCCCGACCGGGGAGAGGTGCTGCTGCGCCCCGCGTCCCAGGGGTGTCCCAGACATCCGGTGGGGATGGTCTTCCAGGAGCACCGGCTTTTCCCGTGGCTTACGGTGCTTCAAAACGTGGCGTTCCCCTTGGAGGGCACGATGCCCCGCCGGGAGGCCTCCATCAGGGCCATGGAGAGCCTTGAGATGGTGGGACTCTCCCGGTTCGCCGGCGCCAAGCCCAAGGAGCTTTCAGGCGGCATGGCCCAGAGGGCCGCGCTGGCCAGGGCCTTGGCCTTCCACCCGGAGGTGGTGCTGATGGACGAGCCCTTGGGAGCTTTGGACTACTTCACCCGCCGGGAGCTGCAGTTAAAGCTTCAGGAAATACTGTTGAACATGAAAAAGACCTTTGTTATGGTTACCCATGACGTGGACGAGGCGGTTTTCCTGGCGGATCGGGTGGCGGTTCTGCGGGAAGGCGGGCTTGAGGGGGTTCTGGATGTCCCCCTCCCAAGGCCCCGGGGCTTGGACCTCCCGGAGGTGGTCCTCTTGAGGCGGAGGGTGTTGAACATGATAGGGGGATGA
- a CDS encoding ABC transporter permease: MRKHRPWPPGPIGGLLVSAALPLVIWYAASSLGGIGSFLLPSPTEVFKTLLSLLGSGELPRHVFVSLYRVLQGFLVSSLAGVMLGTLLGLSRGLRACLGPLLEFMRHIPPLAVLPLFILWLGIGEASKVAVIVAASFFPVFLSTVHGVAGADKRLVEVGKAFGVSDFRIVTRIVLPCAMGPIMAGLRLGLGYGWRSLIGAELVAASSGLGYLINDAQAMLRTDVILAGVVVLGLIGGLTDRVFTALLGRLGYLEEADES; the protein is encoded by the coding sequence ATGCGTAAGCACCGCCCCTGGCCCCCAGGCCCCATTGGGGGGCTTTTAGTCTCCGCCGCCCTTCCCTTGGTCATTTGGTATGCCGCGTCCTCCCTGGGGGGCATCGGAAGCTTCCTCCTGCCGTCCCCCACAGAGGTCTTTAAAACCCTTTTGTCCCTCCTGGGCTCCGGGGAGCTCCCAAGACACGTCTTCGTGAGCCTTTACCGGGTGCTCCAAGGTTTCCTGGTGTCCTCCCTGGCGGGGGTTATGCTTGGTACGCTCCTGGGGCTTTCCAGGGGGCTTAGGGCGTGCTTGGGGCCCCTGCTGGAGTTCATGCGCCACATCCCCCCCCTGGCGGTGCTCCCCCTGTTCATCCTCTGGTTGGGGATAGGGGAGGCCTCGAAGGTGGCGGTGATAGTGGCCGCCTCGTTCTTCCCGGTGTTCCTCAGCACCGTCCACGGAGTGGCCGGGGCGGACAAACGGCTGGTAGAGGTGGGAAAGGCCTTCGGGGTCTCGGACTTTAGGATAGTGACCCGCATAGTGCTGCCCTGCGCCATGGGCCCCATAATGGCGGGGCTTAGACTGGGGCTTGGATATGGCTGGAGGTCCCTCATCGGGGCGGAGCTGGTGGCCGCCTCCTCGGGGCTTGGGTACCTCATAAACGATGCCCAGGCCATGCTCAGGACCGACGTTATACTGGCGGGGGTGGTGGTCCTGGGCCTCATAGGGGGGCTCACCGACAGGGTCTTCACCGCCCTCCTGGGCAGGCTGGGATATTTGGAGGAAGCGGATGAATCCTGA
- the rarD gene encoding EamA family transporter RarD translates to MAIHPEKPSSPREVRRGLAYALGAYFLWGVLPVYWKALVDVPPMVILCHRIVWSSALLLPLVVLGRREPLLRALRSPKLLAVLSLTGAAVGCNWLIYIWSVNSGRILETSLGYFILPLLNVSVGLLFFKDRVSPLKGAALGLAALGVLFELVRYGSLPLAALGLAVSFTLYGLAKKLCPLDPLTGLFLETAILSFPALLYLSGIPNLGLRGGVGGVMLMVGSGLVTSLPLWLFAMGASRINLVTMGLVQYLSPSMSFLIGVLMYHEKVSFGRAVSFGAIVAAVALYTLDSLRSAWPYVPREEEVDA, encoded by the coding sequence ATGGCCATTCACCCTGAAAAACCCAGCTCCCCTAGGGAGGTGCGCCGGGGGCTGGCTTACGCCCTGGGGGCTTACTTCCTCTGGGGGGTGTTGCCCGTATATTGGAAGGCCCTGGTTGACGTGCCCCCCATGGTCATACTGTGCCACCGGATAGTATGGTCCTCGGCGCTGCTGCTGCCCCTAGTGGTTCTGGGCCGGAGGGAGCCCCTGCTGCGGGCCCTAAGGTCGCCTAAGCTGCTCGCGGTTCTCTCGCTCACCGGCGCCGCGGTGGGATGCAACTGGCTCATATACATATGGTCCGTCAACTCCGGCCGGATCCTTGAGACAAGCCTCGGATACTTCATACTGCCGCTTCTTAACGTTTCGGTGGGCCTGCTCTTCTTCAAGGACCGCGTAAGCCCCCTCAAGGGGGCCGCGCTCGGGCTGGCGGCTCTGGGGGTGCTGTTCGAGCTGGTACGATACGGTTCCCTACCCCTTGCGGCCCTGGGGCTCGCAGTCTCCTTCACCCTTTATGGGCTCGCCAAGAAGCTCTGCCCCCTGGACCCCCTCACGGGGCTGTTCCTCGAGACCGCCATCCTGTCCTTCCCGGCCCTGCTGTACCTTTCGGGGATTCCAAACCTAGGCCTCCGGGGAGGCGTGGGGGGGGTGATGCTGATGGTGGGCTCCGGCCTGGTCACCTCCCTTCCCCTGTGGCTCTTTGCCATGGGGGCCAGCAGGATAAACCTCGTCACCATGGGGCTGGTTCAGTATCTCTCCCCCAGCATGTCATTCCTCATAGGGGTTCTCATGTACCATGAGAAGGTCTCCTTCGGCAGGGCGGTGAGCTTCGGTGCCATAGTGGCGGCGGTGGCCCTGTACACCCTTGACTCCCTGAGGAGCGCATGGCCCTATGTCCCAAGGGAGGAGGAAGTGGATGCGTAA
- a CDS encoding SDR family NAD(P)-dependent oxidoreductase yields the protein MSLPEGGLALVTGATSGIGLAYARRLAAMGYGLIMTGRRMEILERKAREIEAEYRVSAVPMMAELSREEGIAVLEETVRGERPRFLVNNAGFGLRERFADTPRELWEALIWVHVMAPLRLTQAALRVMQEDGGGVVVNVSSEAAFIPVRRNSVYAGAKAFLLRWTESVALEMMGSGVRLQALCPGMTRSDFHPRMGSEGASLSRSRLIPWMTPEEVVEESIRDLKRGKVICVPKLAGKARTLGIPLVPQRLRLRCLNWFYRASSGADSCNTKN from the coding sequence ATGTCCCTTCCTGAAGGGGGCCTTGCCCTGGTGACCGGCGCCACCAGCGGCATAGGTCTCGCGTACGCAAGGCGGCTTGCGGCGATGGGATACGGGTTGATAATGACCGGCCGGAGGATGGAGATTCTTGAGCGTAAGGCCCGGGAGATCGAGGCGGAGTACCGGGTGTCCGCCGTCCCGATGATGGCGGAGCTCTCCAGGGAGGAGGGGATAGCCGTCCTGGAGGAGACGGTCCGAGGGGAAAGGCCCCGCTTCCTGGTGAACAACGCGGGCTTCGGGCTCAGGGAGCGCTTCGCGGACACTCCCAGGGAGCTGTGGGAGGCCTTGATATGGGTTCACGTGATGGCCCCCTTGAGGCTAACCCAGGCGGCCTTAAGGGTGATGCAGGAGGACGGGGGCGGCGTGGTGGTCAACGTGTCCTCCGAAGCGGCCTTCATACCGGTGCGGCGCAACTCGGTGTACGCGGGGGCGAAGGCGTTTTTGCTTCGATGGACCGAGTCGGTGGCCCTGGAGATGATGGGATCCGGCGTGAGGCTCCAGGCCCTGTGTCCCGGCATGACAAGGTCGGACTTCCACCCCAGGATGGGGAGCGAAGGGGCCTCCCTTTCAAGGAGCCGGCTGATCCCCTGGATGACCCCCGAGGAGGTGGTGGAGGAATCCATAAGGGATCTCAAGCGGGGTAAGGTCATCTGCGTGCCCAAGCTGGCCGGCAAGGCAAGGACGCTGGGGATACCCCTGGTCCCCCAGCGGCTCCGGCTTAGGTGCCTCAACTGGTTCTACCGGGCCTCTTCGGGGGCTGATTCTTGCAATACAAAAAACTAA
- a CDS encoding methyl-accepting chemotaxis protein, with product MSIRRKLFLLALGAAALMALMVAVVAFNSYRVLNQQVNETGLETIKDRAEQIDLYFDRLAAVAQTAAQAAAHEIEKGSSTDDALEPLMMRIFSRVSKDPNIFEVYVGFESDGRLASGVGWKEPGDYDARKRDWYVGALAAGKTTLSAPYVDAGTGDLLITVSTPVKGSDGRLLGVAAVDVKLNSLSDQVTQYKIMGRGLGLLTTEDGVFLANPKKEMIMKENISKPSSLVSEEYARAGQVILSTKPGGFVDYKFLGAGRRNFFYHSRWGFVVCVVFPTADLNRMVMSVALKQLVLGLFTLLGLVGMLWWLCRGIITPIDRISRAIGRLGELDLRRGEDEEWLRKEAGSDTEIGHMARSMMHLLDNLRHTIGEIRRESDRAASSAENLAALSEEQVASVEEVKASVDRVSSLMQENSAALQETNAGIEEVSSGAQQAANSATEGAEATSQMSVLSERAIGQVEEVVRAITALGSESERTYERIRKVAESVSSISGFVSTIRSIADQTNLLALNAAIEAARAGEAGRGFAVVAEEVRKLAEESGMAAKEVEDLIGPLQANTEESLRATEQSKRSMEETVRRAHDSSEGLRRVLEHIKTVNDVMQNIAATSEEQAAAAQEIARGIDSATQGTLETTSAVELIKSSSEETARASEAVAQEAQALSQTAEKLETLVAKFKHDQGETLAIKG from the coding sequence ATGTCCATAAGGAGGAAGCTGTTCCTTTTGGCCCTTGGTGCTGCGGCGCTAATGGCATTGATGGTGGCGGTGGTGGCCTTCAACAGCTACCGGGTGCTGAACCAACAGGTGAACGAGACGGGGTTGGAGACCATAAAGGACCGGGCGGAGCAGATAGACCTGTACTTCGACCGGCTCGCCGCCGTAGCACAGACCGCAGCCCAGGCGGCGGCCCATGAGATCGAGAAGGGCTCCAGCACCGACGACGCTTTGGAGCCCCTGATGATGCGTATTTTCAGCAGGGTATCAAAGGATCCCAACATCTTCGAGGTTTACGTAGGGTTTGAGTCCGACGGGAGGCTCGCCAGCGGCGTGGGGTGGAAGGAGCCCGGGGATTACGATGCAAGGAAGCGGGACTGGTATGTAGGGGCCCTGGCGGCGGGTAAGACCACCCTCTCGGCCCCCTACGTGGATGCTGGGACCGGGGACCTTCTAATCACCGTTTCCACCCCGGTGAAGGGGAGCGACGGCCGGCTTCTGGGTGTTGCGGCGGTGGACGTGAAGCTCAACAGCCTGTCCGACCAGGTGACCCAGTACAAGATAATGGGCAGGGGGCTTGGGCTTTTGACCACCGAGGACGGGGTGTTCCTGGCGAACCCCAAGAAGGAGATGATCATGAAGGAGAACATCTCCAAGCCCAGCTCCCTGGTCAGCGAGGAGTACGCCCGGGCGGGGCAGGTGATACTGTCAACTAAGCCCGGGGGCTTCGTGGACTACAAGTTCCTGGGAGCGGGCCGGAGGAACTTCTTCTACCACTCCCGGTGGGGTTTCGTGGTGTGCGTGGTGTTCCCCACCGCGGACCTCAACCGGATGGTCATGTCCGTGGCGCTGAAGCAGCTTGTCCTTGGGCTCTTCACCCTCCTTGGGCTGGTGGGCATGCTGTGGTGGCTGTGCCGGGGGATAATAACCCCCATAGACCGGATAAGCCGGGCCATAGGGCGCCTTGGGGAGCTGGACTTGAGGAGGGGGGAGGACGAGGAGTGGCTCCGGAAGGAGGCGGGAAGCGACACCGAGATAGGGCACATGGCGAGGTCCATGATGCACCTTTTGGATAACCTGAGGCACACCATAGGGGAGATCCGCCGGGAGTCGGACCGGGCGGCGTCGTCGGCGGAGAATTTGGCGGCCCTGTCGGAGGAGCAGGTGGCGTCGGTGGAGGAGGTAAAGGCGTCGGTGGACCGGGTGTCGTCGCTGATGCAGGAGAACTCCGCGGCGCTGCAGGAGACCAACGCGGGGATAGAGGAAGTGTCCAGCGGCGCCCAGCAGGCGGCGAACTCCGCCACGGAGGGAGCGGAGGCCACGAGCCAGATGTCGGTTCTTTCCGAGAGGGCCATAGGTCAGGTGGAGGAGGTGGTGAGGGCCATAACCGCCCTGGGATCCGAGTCCGAGAGGACCTATGAGAGGATCCGGAAGGTGGCGGAGTCCGTGAGCTCCATATCCGGTTTTGTGAGCACCATAAGGTCCATAGCGGACCAGACGAACCTTTTGGCGCTGAACGCGGCGATAGAGGCGGCCAGGGCAGGCGAGGCGGGCCGGGGCTTTGCGGTGGTGGCGGAGGAGGTGCGCAAGCTTGCGGAGGAGTCCGGGATGGCGGCGAAGGAGGTTGAGGACCTCATAGGGCCGCTGCAGGCGAACACCGAGGAGTCCCTGAGGGCCACGGAGCAGTCGAAGAGGTCCATGGAGGAGACGGTGCGCCGGGCCCACGATTCGTCGGAGGGATTAAGGCGTGTGCTTGAGCACATAAAGACGGTGAACGACGTGATGCAGAACATAGCGGCCACGTCGGAGGAGCAGGCGGCGGCGGCGCAGGAGATAGCCCGTGGGATAGACAGCGCCACCCAGGGCACGTTAGAGACCACCAGCGCGGTGGAGCTCATAAAGAGCTCCAGCGAGGAGACCGCCAGGGCCAGCGAGGCGGTGGCCCAGGAGGCCCAGGCCTTGAGCCAGACCGCGGAGAAGCTGGAGACCCTGGTGGCCAAGTTCAAGCACGACCAAGGGGAGACGCTGGCCATCAAGGG
- a CDS encoding nucleoside deaminase, with translation MQKYDHLALATRFLDVIEQDIMPLTEKAVRIGCKVFGAAVLRRDDLSLVVAGTNQDAFSPLWHGEVYTIKLFYELQGHPDPSDCLFLSTHEPCSMCISALAWSGFKDIFYFFGYEHTKEDFNIPHDLKMLKEVFGCDHPTPKNQYYTKHSIMEMIKSIQEPERSQLEARVSSIREGYAGMSQVYQAGEKKMILK, from the coding sequence TTGCAGAAGTACGACCACCTAGCACTTGCAACGAGGTTCCTCGACGTGATCGAGCAGGACATAATGCCCCTCACGGAGAAGGCGGTACGGATAGGCTGCAAGGTATTTGGCGCCGCGGTGTTGAGGCGGGATGACCTGTCCTTGGTGGTGGCGGGTACCAACCAGGATGCGTTCTCCCCCCTGTGGCACGGGGAGGTGTACACCATAAAGCTCTTCTACGAGCTTCAGGGGCATCCGGACCCATCGGATTGCCTTTTCCTGTCCACCCACGAGCCCTGCTCCATGTGCATATCCGCCCTCGCCTGGTCCGGCTTCAAGGACATCTTCTACTTCTTCGGCTACGAGCACACCAAGGAGGACTTCAACATACCACACGACCTCAAGATGCTGAAGGAGGTCTTCGGCTGCGACCATCCAACCCCTAAGAACCAGTACTACACCAAGCACTCCATAATGGAGATGATCAAGTCCATCCAGGAGCCCGAGAGGTCCCAGCTGGAGGCTAGGGTGAGCTCCATAAGGGAGGGTTACGCCGGGATGTCCCAGGTCTACCAGGCGGGGGAGAAGAAGATGATACTTAAGTGA
- a CDS encoding YcbK family protein: MADLRRFKCRCCGECRMDPRYLKLFDALEDRWGPLRVTSGYRCQRHNRAVGGVAHSLHTKGLAADVACVKARQPELGEMAKALGFNQVVLYPMRGFVHLGVKT; encoded by the coding sequence ATGGCTGACCTTAGGCGCTTTAAGTGCCGTTGCTGCGGCGAGTGCCGCATGGACCCGCGGTACCTTAAGCTATTCGATGCCCTGGAGGACCGGTGGGGACCGCTTAGGGTGACCAGCGGCTACCGGTGTCAAAGGCACAACCGGGCGGTAGGCGGGGTGGCTCACAGCCTGCATACCAAGGGGTTAGCGGCGGACGTGGCCTGCGTTAAGGCTAGGCAGCCCGAGCTTGGGGAGATGGCCAAAGCGCTGGGGTTCAACCAGGTGGTGCTGTACCCCATGCGGGGGTTCGTGCACCTGGGCGTGAAAACCTAA
- a CDS encoding YvrJ family protein: MIASGVQTAFSILVASYLLVRMEARIEGLTQAVSDLKSAIERTFQLEVGGNG; encoded by the coding sequence ATGATAGCGTCCGGCGTTCAGACCGCCTTCTCCATCCTGGTGGCCTCATACCTCTTGGTCCGGATGGAGGCCCGGATAGAGGGGCTGACCCAGGCGGTGTCGGATCTCAAATCCGCCATAGAGAGGACCTTCCAGTTGGAGGTGGGAGGGAATGGCTGA
- a CDS encoding DUF2922 domain-containing protein, whose product MKTLRMRFTTQEGKGLTVNLKHPKGDLTAEQVRPVMELMASKGIFPVPVAVDSCLLVDTGTSKLF is encoded by the coding sequence ATGAAGACGCTGCGCATGAGGTTTACTACCCAGGAGGGCAAGGGGCTTACGGTGAACCTTAAGCATCCCAAGGGGGATCTCACCGCTGAGCAGGTGCGCCCGGTGATGGAGCTCATGGCCTCCAAGGGGATCTTCCCGGTCCCCGTAGCGGTGGACTCCTGCCTGCTGGTGGATACGGGGACGAGCAAGCTGTTCTAG
- a CDS encoding DUF1659 domain-containing protein, giving the protein MASYQNVKSRVVLRLNGGIGENGKPVIKTVPLGLVRGDIGAEDLHQVSQALGGLLELPVLEVLKQDTDGLVA; this is encoded by the coding sequence TTGGCCAGTTATCAAAACGTTAAAAGCAGGGTGGTGCTCCGCCTTAACGGAGGGATCGGGGAGAACGGCAAGCCGGTCATAAAGACCGTACCCCTGGGGCTTGTTAGGGGTGATATCGGCGCAGAGGACCTGCACCAGGTATCCCAGGCCCTTGGGGGCCTGCTGGAGCTCCCGGTGCTGGAGGTCCTGAAGCAGGATACCGACGGCCTTGTGGCCTAA
- a CDS encoding glycerophosphodiester phosphodiesterase, with the protein MMVIGHRGAAGLAPENTLGAIRKGLELGVQGIEVDVQLTRDGKPVIIHDFSVDRTSNGTGEVANLTLEEIRRLDAGSWFGREFQGERIPTLVEVLETVPPNVMLNLELKQITFQRRGLEEAVAKELKQFGRWDNVVVSSFDHKALETIKGLLEDLRIGLLTYNYLLNPQVYLDSLGFQAYSVHPAFELVDQQDCKAYKERGLKVFCYTVNHHETAREIEALGVDGIFTDRPDLFL; encoded by the coding sequence ATGATGGTGATAGGACACAGGGGGGCCGCGGGGCTCGCGCCGGAGAACACCCTGGGGGCCATAAGGAAGGGGCTTGAGCTTGGGGTCCAGGGGATAGAGGTGGACGTGCAGCTCACCCGGGACGGCAAGCCGGTGATAATCCACGACTTCTCAGTGGACAGGACCTCAAACGGGACCGGGGAGGTGGCGAACCTCACCCTGGAGGAGATCCGACGACTGGACGCGGGGAGCTGGTTCGGTCGGGAGTTCCAGGGGGAACGGATACCAACCCTGGTGGAGGTGCTGGAGACGGTGCCACCGAACGTCATGTTGAACCTGGAGCTCAAGCAGATCACCTTCCAGCGCCGGGGCCTTGAGGAGGCGGTGGCCAAGGAGCTCAAGCAGTTCGGCAGGTGGGACAACGTGGTAGTATCATCCTTCGACCACAAGGCCCTTGAGACCATCAAGGGACTGCTGGAGGACCTTCGCATAGGACTTCTAACCTACAACTACCTGCTCAACCCACAGGTCTACCTGGACTCCCTAGGGTTCCAGGCCTACAGCGTGCATCCCGCGTTCGAGCTGGTGGACCAGCAGGACTGCAAGGCCTACAAGGAACGGGGGCTTAAGGTCTTCTGCTACACCGTGAACCACCACGAGACCGCCCGGGAGATCGAGGCCCTAGGGGTGGACGGCATCTTCACCGACCGGCCGGACCTGTTCCTCTAA